TGGAGGAGTACTCATAATATGAAGGTGCTATCTAATTTCAGTTAAATCCCTACGGTTAAGGGTTTCGTTTATTCGTATTGGTTTTTGTATACCTTATAAATCGATAGCTATTATAAAGACTTTAATCAGCATCCCAAAATCTGTTAACTAAAAACTATCACTTGGTACAAAAACTTCACCAACCATAATACGACGAGCAGAGCGGCTCATTGAGACTTTTTTGGCTTGCCAGCGTCCATCGACTTGTTCAGTTTTTCCGCCAACTAACAATGTGCCAGAAGGATGCCCAAAACGCACTTCACCTAACTGTTTTTCAGATTGGCCAGCGCTCGCTGCTTGATTAACGAGTGTACCTTGCGTGGTCGCTGCGGCGGCAATAGCAACTGCTGCTGTGCCCATCATCGCATGATGTAGTTGCCCCATACTCATTGCTCTTACCACTAAATCAATATCTGCTGCGTTAACTTCTTTACCACTGGACGCGGTATAACTTTGTGCAGCGCCAACCCAAGCAATTTTAGGAATATGCTGACTTGCCTGTGCCTCAGAAACATCTTTAAATAAGCCCATCGCAACCCCGCCCTTGGCACGGATTTTCTCAAGTTTAGCTAAGGTTTCGCTATCGCTATTGATATCGCCCTGCAGCTCAGTACCAGTAAAGCCTAAATCTTCTGCTTTCATAAAGATGGTTGGGATACCTGCGCTGATAAAGGTCGCTTTGACGCTATCGCTATTTAGACCGCAGCTAGAGACATCAAAATCATCGACTAAATTGCCAGTAGGGAACATATCACTGGATGAATCTACAGGGTCAATAAATTCAATTTTTACTTCGGCGGCTGGGAAGGTGACACCGTCTAATTCAAAATCACCGGTTTCTTGCACTTGTACTTTGCCTTGTTCATCTTTGTATACAGGTACATGCGCGATAATGGTTTTGCCAATATTCTCTTGCCAAATACGCACTTCGCAGATGCCAGTACCATTTTCAGCACTTTCCGCTACTTTATTCGCATCAACCAAGCCCATATTAATCGCACAAGCACCAACTGCGGCAGTTAAATTACCGCAGTTACCTGCCCAATCAATCATAGGTTTGGCAATATTAACTTGTCCAAAGAGATAATTAACATCATGGTCTGCTTGCTTAGCCTTAGACAAAATCACCGTCTTTGACGTGCTAGAGCTACCATTACCTAAACCGTCGATTTGCTTACCATAGGGATCAGGGCTACCGATCACACGCAATAGGAAATTATCTCGCGACGCGCCAGCAACTTGGCAGCGCTCAGGTAAGTCGGATAGTTTAAAGAAGGTGCCTTTTGAAGTGCCGCCGCGCATATAGGTAGCAGGGACGGAGTGTTGTGGGGCGAATTTTGTTTTTGATTGGGTCATTGTTTATTCCTTATATCAGCTTATTAGAGTGAGGGTCGTTAATATACTATTTTTGTGGTAAAATACCACAAAGGTTAATATTTTGAATATGGAGAAAATTATGTCTACCGCAAGCATACGTCTTAATAAAGTGTTAGTTGATAAAGCCTATGCGATCTCAAAAGCACAACATCGTACCCCGCCAAAGCAAATAGAACATTGGGCAACCATAGGACAAATTATGGAAGATAATCCTGACCTATCCTATGAATTTGTTCGTCAGCTGTTGATTGCACAAGCAGAAGTCGATGCTGGTATGGTTGAACCTTACGAATTTGGATAGTTTATTTTGGACAAATAATGACTCAGTCTTTAAGTGTTATTCAATCACATAGTTTTAAAAAAGCAGTTAAGAAATTACATAAAAATCAGAAAGCCGACCTAGATGATGCTGTACGTGCCATCATCGATAATCCTAATTTGGGCGTGCAGAAGGTGGGTGACTTATCGTCCGTACGTGTCTATAAGTTTAAAATGCTAAAACAGTTAACATTATTGGCCTATCAGATTGACGATGGTCAGCTTGTTCTCACTTTATTAATGATTGGCACACATGAGAATTTTTATCGTGATGTTAAATTAGTGCTCTGATTATTATATAGTGCCAGTGTCATTATTTTCATACCCAAATATTAAAAAACCGATGCCATATAGACAGTCTATACAACATCGGTTCTTTAATTACTTAAAAGTCATAATGCTTACGCAATATCTAACGTGCCATCGATAAACTCTTTGGCAAAGCGCTGTAACATACCGCCTGCGTTATACATTTTGACTTCATCAGCCGTATCCAAACGGCAAATGATAGGGGTTTCAGTTTTGCTGCCGTCGGCACGATTAATAACCAAGGTCATTAAACCGCCAGCAGACACTTCGCCAGTCACATCAAAGGTCTCTGAACCATCGATTTTTAGCGTATGGCGAGTCGTACCTTCTTCGAACTGTAAAGGTAGCGCGCCCATACCCACTAAGTTTTGACGATGGATACGTTCAAAGTCTTCAGCGACTACGGCTTCCACGCCAGCCAAACGGACACCTTTAGCAGCCCAGTCGCGGCTTGAGCCTTGACCGTAACCATCACCAGCGATGATGATAAGTGGCTGTTCACGATTCATGTAAGTCTCAATCGCTTCCCACATACGCATAACTTGACCTTGTGGTTCAACTCTGGCGTATGAGCCT
The nucleotide sequence above comes from Psychrobacter sp. P2G3. Encoded proteins:
- the prpF gene encoding 2-methylaconitate cis-trans isomerase PrpF; translation: MTQSKTKFAPQHSVPATYMRGGTSKGTFFKLSDLPERCQVAGASRDNFLLRVIGSPDPYGKQIDGLGNGSSSTSKTVILSKAKQADHDVNYLFGQVNIAKPMIDWAGNCGNLTAAVGACAINMGLVDANKVAESAENGTGICEVRIWQENIGKTIIAHVPVYKDEQGKVQVQETGDFELDGVTFPAAEVKIEFIDPVDSSSDMFPTGNLVDDFDVSSCGLNSDSVKATFISAGIPTIFMKAEDLGFTGTELQGDINSDSETLAKLEKIRAKGGVAMGLFKDVSEAQASQHIPKIAWVGAAQSYTASSGKEVNAADIDLVVRAMSMGQLHHAMMGTAAVAIAAAATTQGTLVNQAASAGQSEKQLGEVRFGHPSGTLLVGGKTEQVDGRWQAKKVSMSRSARRIMVGEVFVPSDSF
- a CDS encoding type II toxin-antitoxin system RelE/ParE family toxin, producing MTQSLSVIQSHSFKKAVKKLHKNQKADLDDAVRAIIDNPNLGVQKVGDLSSVRVYKFKMLKQLTLLAYQIDDGQLVLTLLMIGTHENFYRDVKLVL